The following proteins are encoded in a genomic region of Danio rerio strain Tuebingen ecotype United States chromosome 16, GRCz12tu, whole genome shotgun sequence:
- the si:dkey-250k15.4 gene encoding proline-rich protein 19 isoform X1 yields MKMSQPFTKSFKHSLPKTSNEQHSSKAKSLCHNVTESSSLKTDVLCNSAHKVRRLKTRKERNQIRGQERNRSQPCPQKSRKEVGEKAQRHHIHPMSGSRNERPFAKPFILQKPSIITEGRLTSIKGLFSNEVRSLDIERLVSEQIKQDNQKKEPRKQSMVQIRSQLPTLVPDSDQDCILNDVPGPENNSTPQVKRKISRKELTGKRGFQTNRKLDASVPLASSSVDGKHKRNTRTEMEGNNSKTKQNSAKEPEQVILSSSENEPIPQLCSTPIETNKHNFNISQTSTLKTPDDGKHIQRFEEISTIVEFPNMEDLQPLTSLSGLSSGTGQLANNDKQQEEEMSVSCREEVKRLAKRLCSASDLYVPSYQRSLLDKCKKTLMQTLQKRHSFQLNHNLHRLRSSLNGKQKASQPSTEQTCEDRSPFSHAVEIEDRCNISNMPIWTDRAVRQDFLPDQVPRHQDRGMSTKKRKVQEWKISSPQFFLKEPQQSPVDMFDQWRPATLSQDSFRPHQHPIGQLFNQDQTFTQHAAPILKAPTWEDHLVNPHCQQQFRSRGESWTNVDLDLSKISQQFREDTDVNIDSYQFYDSRKQRPEEASFGGSSFWSHQSQTQDERKKTAPFSFSASYLTEGFQYEPFFRCPHPSNTQRRSEYPNMTFCPRSQSNTLFYPHLFL; encoded by the exons ATGAAGATGAGCCAGCCTTTCACCAAAAGCTTTAAACACAGCTTGCCAAAGACATCCAACGAACAGCACAGTAGCAAAGCCAAGTCTTTGTGCCATAACGTTACAGAAAGCAGCAGCTTGAAAACAGACGTGCTTTGCAACTCTGCACATAAAGTGAGGCGTCTTAAAACCAGGAAGGAGAGGAATCAGATTCGAGGTCAAGAGAGAAACAGGTCTCAGCCATGCCCTCAGAAAAGCAGAAAAGAAGTTGGTGAGAAAGCCCAACGCCACCACATCCATCCAATGTCTGGTTCTAGAAATGAGAGGCCATTCGCCAAGCCATTCATCCTCCAGAAGCCAAGCATCATAACTGAGGGACGCCTTACCTCCATCAAAGGCCTTTTCAGCAATGAGGTTAGGTCGTTGGATATTGAGCGACTGGTGAGCGAACAAATAAAGCAAGATAACCAGAAAAAGGAGCCGAGAAAACAGTCTATGGTGCAAATTAGGTCACAGCTACCTACATTGGTACCTGATTCAGACCAGGACTGCATTCTCAATGATGTACCAGGACCAGAGAACAATTCAACCCCACAAGTGAAGAGGAAAATTTCAAGAAAAGAGCTCACTGGGAAAAGGGGTTTTCAGACTAATAGAAAGTTAGATGCCTCAGTTCCTCTAGCATCATCAAGTGTGGATGGGAAGCATAAAAGAAACACCAGAACTGAAATGGAAGGTAATAatagcaaaacaaagcaaaatagtGCCAAAGAACCTGAACAAGTGATTTTGTCATCCTCAGAAAATGAACCTATTCCCCAGTTATGCTCTACTCCAATTGAAactaacaagcacaactttaatATTTCACAAACAAGCACTCTCAAGACCCCTGATGATGGAAAACATATTCAGAGATTTGAAGAAATCTCTACAATAGTGGAATTCCCGAACATGGAAGATTTGCAGCCTTTAACCTCTCTATCTGGACTGAGCTCTGGGACTGGACAATTAGCAAACAATGACAAGCAGCAGGAGGAGGAAATGTCAGTGTCTTGTAGAGAAGAAGTAAAAAGGCTGGCTAAACGTTTGTGCTCAGCTTCAGATCTCTATGTGCCAAGCTATCAGCGCTCCCTACTGGATAAGTGTAAGAAGACACTAATGCAGACTTTACAAAAAAGACATAGCTTCCAATTAAATCACAACCTGCACAGGCTACGTTCATCCTTGAATGGAAAGCAAAAAGCCTCTCAGCCAAGCACAGAACAGACATGTGAAGACCGTTCACCATTTAGCCATGCAGTGGAGATTGAGGATAGGTGTAACATCAGCAACATGCCGATTTGGACAG ATAGAGCTGTACGGCAAGATTTCTTGCCAGATCAAGTTCCTCGACATCAGGACAGGGGAATGTCCACCAAGAAACGTAAGGTACAAGAGTGGAAGATCTCTTCTCCTCAATTCTTCCTAAAAGAACCACAACAGTCACCAGTGGACATG TTTGACCAGTGGAGACCAGCTACGTTGTCTCAGGATAGCTTCAGACCTCATCAGCATCCCATCGGACAGCTTTTCAACCAGGACCAGACCTTCACTCAGCATGCCGCACCTATACTCAAAGCCCCAACCTGGGAGGATCATCTTGTAAATCCACATTGCCAGCAGCAGTTCCGCAGCAGAGGGGAGAGTTGGACTAATGTGGATTTAGATCTGTCCAAAATCTCTCAGCAGTTTAGAGAAGACACAGATGTTAATATTGATTCATATCAATTTTATGACAGCAGGAAACAAAGACCAGAAGAAGCTTCTTTTGGAGGATCCAGCTTCTGGTCCCATCAGTCACAAACTCaggatgaaagaaaaaaaacggcTCCTTTCTCGTTCTCAGCATCTTATCTCACAGAGGGATTTCAGTATGAGCCTTTTTTTCGCTGTCCACATCCATCTAACACCCAACGCAGGTCAGAATATCCTAATATGACCTTTTGTCCCAGGTCACAGTCAAACACATTATTTTACCCTCACCTTTTCCTTTAG
- the pafah1b3 gene encoding platelet-activating factor acetylhydrolase IB subunit gamma encodes MSGDSNPAATPTPCQDIQGDGRWMSLHNRFVSDSKGKEPDVLFVGDSLIQLLHEFEVWRKLFSPLHALNFGIGGDATQHVLWRLINGELDYISPKVVVLWVGTNNHGQTPEQICGGIMAIINVIHQKLPNSHTLVLGLLPRGKSPNPLRERNASVNALVQAEVASLSHVSFLNMDPGFVHSDGSIAHQDMYDYLHLTPHAYQRVCEPLHEHLKSLLEKHAP; translated from the exons ATGAGTGGAGATTCAAACCCTGCAGCCACACCCACCCCCTGTCAGGACATACAGGGAGATGGACGATGGATGTCATTG CACAATCGATTTGTATCAGACAGTAAAGGAAAAGAGCCCGATGTTCTGTTTGTTGGAGATTCACTCATCCAGCTTCTGCATGAGTTTGAG GTTTGGAGAAAATTGTTTTCTCCTCTCCACGCTCTTAATTTTGGGATTGGTGGAGATGCTACGCAGCATGTGCTGTGGAGGCTCATCAATGGAGAACTGGATTACATCAGCCCAAAG GTGGTGGTGTTGTGGGTCGGCACTAATAATCATGGTCAAACACCAGAACAGATCTGTGGAGGAATCATGGCCATCATCAATGTGATCCATCAAAAGCTGCCCAATTCTCACACTCTTGTACTG GGGTTACTGCCGAGAGGTAAAAGCCCAAACCCTCTCCGCGAGCGTAACGCCAGTGTGAATGCTTTAGTCCAAGCTGAGGTAGCATCTCTGTCTCACGTCTCCTTCCTGAACATGGACCCAGGGTTTGTTCACTCAGACGGCTCCATCGCACACCAGGACATGTATGATTACCTGCACCTCACGCCTCATGCCTACCAGAGGGTCTGTGAGCCTTTACACGAACACCTTAAATCCCTGTTAGAAAAACACGCTCCCTGA
- the si:dkey-250k15.4 gene encoding proline-rich protein 19 isoform X2, with translation MKMSQPFTKSFKHSLPKTSNEQHSSKAKSLCHNVTESSSLKTDVLCNSAHKVRRLKTRKERNQIRGQERNRSQPCPQKSRKEVGEKAQRHHIHPMSGSRNERPFAKPFILQKPSIITEGRLTSIKGLFSNEVRSLDIERLVSEQIKQDNQKKEPRKQSMVQIRSQLPTLVPDSDQDCILNDVPGPENNSTPQVKRKISRKELTGKRGFQTNRKLDASVPLASSSVDGKHKRNTRTEMEGNNSKTKQNSAKEPEQVILSSSENEPIPQLCSTPIETNKHNFNISQTSTLKTPDDGKHIQRFEEISTIVEFPNMEDLQPLTSLSGLSSGTGQLANNDKQQEEEMSVSCREEVKRLAKRLCSASDLYVPSYQRSLLDKCKKTLMQTLQKRHSFQLNHNLHRLRSSLNGKQKASQPSTEQTCEDRSPFSHAVEIEDRCNISNMPIWTELYGKISCQIKFLDIRTGECPPRNVRYKSGRSLLLNSS, from the exons ATGAAGATGAGCCAGCCTTTCACCAAAAGCTTTAAACACAGCTTGCCAAAGACATCCAACGAACAGCACAGTAGCAAAGCCAAGTCTTTGTGCCATAACGTTACAGAAAGCAGCAGCTTGAAAACAGACGTGCTTTGCAACTCTGCACATAAAGTGAGGCGTCTTAAAACCAGGAAGGAGAGGAATCAGATTCGAGGTCAAGAGAGAAACAGGTCTCAGCCATGCCCTCAGAAAAGCAGAAAAGAAGTTGGTGAGAAAGCCCAACGCCACCACATCCATCCAATGTCTGGTTCTAGAAATGAGAGGCCATTCGCCAAGCCATTCATCCTCCAGAAGCCAAGCATCATAACTGAGGGACGCCTTACCTCCATCAAAGGCCTTTTCAGCAATGAGGTTAGGTCGTTGGATATTGAGCGACTGGTGAGCGAACAAATAAAGCAAGATAACCAGAAAAAGGAGCCGAGAAAACAGTCTATGGTGCAAATTAGGTCACAGCTACCTACATTGGTACCTGATTCAGACCAGGACTGCATTCTCAATGATGTACCAGGACCAGAGAACAATTCAACCCCACAAGTGAAGAGGAAAATTTCAAGAAAAGAGCTCACTGGGAAAAGGGGTTTTCAGACTAATAGAAAGTTAGATGCCTCAGTTCCTCTAGCATCATCAAGTGTGGATGGGAAGCATAAAAGAAACACCAGAACTGAAATGGAAGGTAATAatagcaaaacaaagcaaaatagtGCCAAAGAACCTGAACAAGTGATTTTGTCATCCTCAGAAAATGAACCTATTCCCCAGTTATGCTCTACTCCAATTGAAactaacaagcacaactttaatATTTCACAAACAAGCACTCTCAAGACCCCTGATGATGGAAAACATATTCAGAGATTTGAAGAAATCTCTACAATAGTGGAATTCCCGAACATGGAAGATTTGCAGCCTTTAACCTCTCTATCTGGACTGAGCTCTGGGACTGGACAATTAGCAAACAATGACAAGCAGCAGGAGGAGGAAATGTCAGTGTCTTGTAGAGAAGAAGTAAAAAGGCTGGCTAAACGTTTGTGCTCAGCTTCAGATCTCTATGTGCCAAGCTATCAGCGCTCCCTACTGGATAAGTGTAAGAAGACACTAATGCAGACTTTACAAAAAAGACATAGCTTCCAATTAAATCACAACCTGCACAGGCTACGTTCATCCTTGAATGGAAAGCAAAAAGCCTCTCAGCCAAGCACAGAACAGACATGTGAAGACCGTTCACCATTTAGCCATGCAGTGGAGATTGAGGATAGGTGTAACATCAGCAACATGCCGATTTGGACAG AGCTGTACGGCAAGATTTCTTGCCAGATCAAGTTCCTCGACATCAGGACAGGGGAATGTCCACCAAGAAACGTAAGGTACAAGAGTGGAAGATCTCTTCTCCTCAATTCTTCCTAA